The Actinomycetota bacterium genome contains the following window.
TTTTGAAAAAGCAAAAGCTTACTGGTAATTCCTGTATATTAATAAATCAATAAATTTAAAAACAGAGTAAAAGAAGGGATATAAATGAAATATGTAGTAAATGTACAATCAATGACTCCTGATCTGGATCCCAGATCACTGAGGGAAAGAGTCAAAAACAGAGATAAAGTAGTTCTGAGAGACACTTATTATCTTATTAATCCTGAAGATAAAGGATGCGAATCAAGAAGGCTTACCCTGGGGCATACGACTATATATCCTACCGGAACAACGACCGGCCATTCTCATGACGACATGGAGGAAGTTTATTATGTTGTAATGGGCGAAGGCACAATGGTTGTAGATAAAGATGAATATGAAATAAAGCCGGGAGACGCACTTTATGTACCGCCCGGAGTTTTTCATACAACAAAACAAACCGGAAACCTGCCTCTTGTAGTTGTCTGGGTTACCTGCAAAATAGACTGATTTTTTAGTATTTCCGATATTAAAAAATAATGCTTTAAATAATAATTAAATTCCAAGGAGAGTGGGTTAATGTTAAAAAAACAAATACTGATTAATGGCACATGGATAGATTCTGAAAGCAAGGATGTAATAAAGGTAGTAAATCCTGCATATGGAGAAGTTTTTGCAGAGGTTCCAAAGGCGCACAAGATTGATGTTGAAAAAGCAATTGAAGCTGCTGCTGCAGCTTTTGAATCATGGTCTTCCCTTTCTCCTGCCAGAAGAGGGGCATTTCTTCGCAAGGCAAGCAGCCTGGTATTTGAAAGGAAAGAGGAAATTGCCAAACTTATGACGA
Protein-coding sequences here:
- a CDS encoding cupin domain-containing protein, producing the protein MKYVVNVQSMTPDLDPRSLRERVKNRDKVVLRDTYYLINPEDKGCESRRLTLGHTTIYPTGTTTGHSHDDMEEVYYVVMGEGTMVVDKDEYEIKPGDALYVPPGVFHTTKQTGNLPLVVVWVTCKID